One genomic window of Malaciobacter molluscorum LMG 25693 includes the following:
- a CDS encoding DUF302 domain-containing protein — MKYLVSTSKSVQETYEALQRTIPNHGFGLQHTHNIEEKLSNKGVTLGRKCLVLDICQPHIAKEILDIDPSVSAILPCSISIYEEEGKTNICLIKPSFIFPQLNANLKEVMQRVEKSIFKIIDEAAI, encoded by the coding sequence ATGAAATATCTAGTATCAACTTCTAAAAGTGTACAAGAGACTTATGAAGCACTTCAAAGAACAATTCCAAATCATGGATTTGGTCTTCAACATACACATAATATAGAAGAAAAGCTTTCTAATAAAGGTGTTACTCTAGGAAGGAAATGTTTAGTATTAGATATTTGTCAGCCTCATATTGCAAAGGAGATATTAGATATTGATCCAAGTGTAAGTGCAATTTTACCTTGCAGTATCTCTATTTATGAAGAAGAAGGGAAAACAAATATTTGTCTTATTAAACCATCTTTTATATTCCCTCAACTAAATGCAAATTTAAAAGAAGTTATGCAAAGAGTTGAGAAAAGTATTTTTAAAATAATTGATGAAGCTGCTATTTAA